A single window of Magnetococcus marinus MC-1 DNA harbors:
- the flhF gene encoding flagellar biosynthesis protein FlhF: protein MKIRTFQAQDMREALKIVKEEMGVDAVILSTRSVREKGANGAPTGRHIIEVKACPPAMAQAIEEANPATDAPIAVTPRSEARETPAPRRGGFSAVVSDDPTPPTRNRPSDRAAAREAQAAPPERELAPRSRVAAPEPAHSEPVEAPVGRAGSRASMRAAGGAKNLASDLSTIRSSLATLEARVAGLPGPMDGEIQQLDGEGRKLYSWLIMHGTEEPIARKLAVSSRNERGGFEGSLKKYLKFRDPLEGTARVIVLVGPTGVGKTTTLAKIAADLLLNRRRSVGMITLDTFRVGAVAQLETYAKLLQVRLVVARSLSEVKAGMHALNRCDYILVDTVGSSPYNRRQVNSTGSLLPVMGEDRETLLCMAANVRETEQQAVFRRFSTLNPTGLIFTKLDETVTFGNLLNVGLRARLPLTMYADGQRVPENLGWFSAEVLAKWFEQRDGEPGDEMV from the coding sequence ATGAAGATCCGTACCTTTCAAGCTCAAGATATGCGCGAGGCGCTGAAGATCGTCAAGGAGGAGATGGGGGTTGATGCCGTCATTCTCTCGACGCGCAGCGTGCGGGAAAAGGGAGCCAATGGGGCCCCCACTGGCCGCCATATCATTGAGGTCAAAGCCTGCCCGCCTGCCATGGCACAAGCCATTGAGGAGGCCAATCCTGCCACCGATGCGCCTATCGCGGTGACGCCCCGCAGTGAGGCGCGTGAAACACCGGCGCCGCGCCGGGGTGGATTTTCGGCGGTGGTCAGTGATGACCCAACCCCGCCGACCCGTAACCGTCCCTCGGATCGGGCTGCCGCCCGCGAGGCCCAGGCGGCCCCTCCGGAGCGTGAGCTTGCCCCCCGTAGCCGTGTGGCGGCCCCCGAACCTGCCCATAGTGAACCCGTTGAAGCACCCGTGGGGCGAGCAGGCAGCCGGGCCAGTATGCGCGCGGCAGGGGGAGCCAAGAATCTGGCATCGGATCTTTCGACCATTCGCAGCTCATTGGCCACGTTGGAGGCCCGGGTGGCCGGTCTGCCCGGTCCAATGGATGGTGAAATCCAGCAGTTAGATGGGGAGGGCCGCAAGCTCTACTCGTGGCTGATTATGCATGGCACCGAGGAGCCTATCGCCCGTAAATTGGCGGTCAGTTCGCGCAATGAGCGGGGGGGCTTTGAGGGATCCTTAAAAAAATATCTCAAGTTCCGCGATCCGTTGGAGGGCACCGCACGGGTGATTGTGCTGGTGGGTCCCACCGGGGTGGGTAAAACCACCACTTTAGCAAAAATTGCCGCCGATCTGCTGCTCAATCGGCGGCGTTCGGTGGGTATGATCACCTTGGATACCTTCCGCGTGGGGGCGGTGGCGCAGTTGGAGACCTACGCCAAACTGTTGCAGGTGCGTTTGGTGGTGGCCCGTTCGCTCTCTGAGGTGAAGGCGGGCATGCATGCGTTGAACCGCTGTGACTATATTTTGGTGGATACGGTGGGCTCTTCGCCCTACAACCGTCGTCAGGTGAACTCAACGGGTTCGTTGTTGCCGGTGATGGGGGAGGATCGTGAGACCCTGTTATGTATGGCGGCCAATGTCAGAGAGACGGAACAGCAGGCGGTTTTCCGACGCTTTTCGACCCTTAACCCCACCGGTTTAATCTTTACCAAGTTGGATGAGACCGTCACCTTTGGCAATCTGCTCAATGTGGGGTTGCGGGCACGCTTGCCATTGACCATGTATGCCGATGGGCAACGGGTGCCGGAGAATTTGGGCTGGTTTTCTGCGGAAGTGTTGGCCAAATGGTTCGAGCAGCGGGATGGTGAGCCGGGCGATGAGATGGTTTAA
- a CDS encoding MinD/ParA family protein, protein MIDDMDNQAARLRELTEQAQKRRDDEARGLVPPRPVPPRTPLGKHARRKVPYTLAVTSGKGGVGKTLVSVNLAVRFAQRGLKVLIIDADLGLANIDVVLGVTPKYNMADVLSGNQSLDDVVVQGPEGIYILPAASGVAELSDLSEEQRASLMDHLDNWNADIDVVIVDTGAGISPNVRYFILSVEKILVVATPDPSSITDAYALMKVMYKNHRLNNFDLVVNQVTGLKEAKRVYKAISDVSSRFLNIGLQFAGYIPKDDLLQQAVREQQLVSLAYPEAESSIAFTRLSQWLVETWQRQERDNNGQATFFWGRLLDEEDPPSTSEPESS, encoded by the coding sequence ATGATCGACGATATGGACAACCAGGCGGCCAGACTGCGCGAGTTGACCGAGCAGGCCCAAAAGCGGCGTGATGACGAGGCCCGTGGCTTAGTACCGCCACGGCCGGTTCCCCCCCGTACGCCGTTGGGCAAACATGCCCGACGCAAAGTGCCCTACACGCTGGCTGTTACCAGTGGCAAGGGGGGGGTGGGTAAAACGTTGGTGTCGGTCAATTTGGCGGTACGATTTGCCCAGCGTGGCCTAAAAGTATTGATCATTGATGCCGACCTGGGTTTGGCCAACATCGATGTGGTGTTGGGTGTAACGCCCAAATATAACATGGCCGATGTGCTGTCAGGCAACCAATCGTTGGATGATGTGGTGGTGCAGGGGCCTGAGGGCATCTATATCCTACCCGCAGCCAGCGGTGTGGCCGAGTTGTCGGATCTTAGTGAAGAGCAGCGGGCTTCGCTGATGGACCATCTGGATAACTGGAATGCCGACATTGATGTGGTGATTGTGGATACCGGCGCAGGGATCTCGCCCAATGTGCGTTATTTTATTCTGTCGGTGGAGAAAATTCTGGTGGTGGCAACGCCAGACCCCTCTTCCATTACCGATGCCTACGCCTTGATGAAGGTGATGTATAAAAACCATCGCCTAAACAATTTTGACTTAGTTGTGAACCAAGTAACCGGTCTTAAAGAGGCTAAACGGGTCTATAAAGCGATCTCGGATGTCTCTAGCCGTTTTCTGAATATTGGACTGCAATTTGCTGGATATATCCCTAAGGATGATCTGTTGCAACAGGCAGTGCGGGAACAGCAGCTTGTGTCACTGGCCTATCCCGAGGCTGAATCTTCCATCGCTTTTACCCGACTTTCTCAATGGTTGGTGGAAACGTGGCAGCGTCAGGAACGGGATAATAATGGTCAGGCCACATTTTTCTGGGGGCGGCTGCTGGATGAAGAGGATCCCCCATCAACCTCCGAGCCGGAAAGCTCTTGA
- a CDS encoding flagellar hook-length control protein FliK: MVAPLQSFVTITGAAAGAKGSVQLTLVVGDTLTGRIQDMRQDGQGTIRLSNGSTMNFQGNTALQAGEQVRLQVMSLEPQPTLRMVSSESAQAAKLAFDGQQSLARAPELFTKLLEGAGLLKGEGGGLLVGGAKGGLALANGQTLAQLLQSNLSNLSVQGLLKGDGTALARLLESGSKQELVEAIRNMRQAADGVRSAEGRSEGEVASLRHALGRMGDLLAMQDLLPRTPQMDPNSAILGYRIFWLNEGGLGEAIIRRERARGGGEAEDLTSVLLSLNMTELGMVQANVQSREGYIGINLRAEQELALTALRQELATLRQSMNAAGLPLQALELAKLSGAQIRAERAAALGLDGGGHNTGFQAQG, encoded by the coding sequence ATGGTTGCCCCCCTGCAAAGTTTTGTCACCATAACCGGTGCCGCCGCTGGTGCCAAAGGTAGCGTACAGCTAACCCTGGTGGTAGGGGATACCCTGACGGGACGCATACAGGATATGCGTCAAGACGGGCAGGGTACCATTCGTCTGAGTAATGGCAGTACGATGAATTTTCAGGGCAATACGGCGCTCCAGGCAGGGGAACAGGTGCGTTTGCAGGTGATGAGTCTGGAACCCCAGCCGACCCTGCGCATGGTAAGTAGCGAGAGCGCCCAAGCGGCCAAACTGGCCTTTGATGGACAGCAGAGTCTGGCCCGTGCGCCAGAGCTCTTTACCAAGCTGTTGGAGGGGGCCGGGCTGCTTAAAGGGGAGGGTGGTGGGCTGTTGGTGGGGGGGGCAAAGGGGGGGCTTGCCCTAGCCAATGGGCAGACACTGGCCCAGCTGCTACAGAGTAATTTGAGCAATCTGTCGGTGCAGGGGTTGCTCAAAGGGGACGGTACAGCGCTGGCGCGTCTGCTTGAAAGCGGCAGTAAACAGGAGTTGGTGGAGGCGATCCGCAATATGCGTCAAGCCGCCGATGGGGTGCGCAGTGCAGAGGGGCGTAGCGAGGGCGAGGTGGCCTCGCTACGGCATGCCCTAGGGCGTATGGGGGATCTGTTGGCGATGCAGGATTTGCTGCCCCGCACGCCGCAGATGGACCCCAACAGCGCCATTTTGGGCTACCGTATTTTTTGGCTGAACGAAGGGGGCTTGGGCGAGGCGATCATCCGACGGGAGCGGGCGCGTGGCGGTGGGGAGGCGGAGGATCTTACCTCCGTTTTGCTCTCCTTGAATATGACTGAGTTGGGCATGGTGCAGGCCAATGTGCAGTCCCGCGAAGGTTATATTGGCATCAACTTGCGTGCCGAGCAGGAGCTTGCCTTGACCGCTTTGCGTCAGGAGTTGGCGACGCTGCGGCAGAGCATGAATGCCGCAGGTTTGCCGTTGCAGGCCCTGGAGTTGGCCAAGCTGAGCGGGGCGCAGATTCGCGCCGAGCGGGCCGCCGCTTTGGGATTGGACGGCGGTGGTCACAACACCGGCTTTCAGGCGCAAGGATAA
- a CDS encoding FliA/WhiG family RNA polymerase sigma factor, with the protein MNMHKPDASQALSTAEAWKSLSREEIILKYAPLVRYVAGRISMKLPQSVDLDDLYQVGVMGLIDAVSKFDPDRGIKFQTYAEFRIRGAILDELRAIDWVPRQLRQNASQMQEAYNQLEAKFGRPAEDVEVAEHLGISLNEYHEQIDQVRGISIVSFEDIRPNNDDEEWDVLEVLADPSVQDPVEAIGLMELRHAMADAIETLPEKERLVVTLYYFEELTMSEIGEVLGLTESRISQLHSKAALRMRARIKRFLNRAN; encoded by the coding sequence ATGAACATGCATAAACCGGATGCTAGTCAGGCGCTCTCCACAGCCGAAGCGTGGAAAAGCCTGTCGCGGGAGGAGATCATCCTCAAATACGCGCCGCTGGTGCGTTATGTGGCGGGTCGCATCTCCATGAAACTGCCCCAGTCGGTGGATCTGGATGACCTCTATCAGGTGGGGGTGATGGGGCTGATTGATGCGGTCTCCAAGTTTGATCCCGACCGTGGCATTAAATTTCAAACCTATGCGGAGTTCCGCATTCGTGGGGCGATTTTGGATGAGTTGCGGGCCATTGATTGGGTGCCTCGACAGCTGCGCCAAAATGCCAGCCAAATGCAGGAAGCCTACAACCAGTTGGAGGCCAAATTTGGCCGCCCTGCTGAGGATGTTGAGGTTGCGGAACATCTGGGCATTAGCCTGAATGAGTACCACGAGCAGATTGATCAGGTGCGCGGTATCTCCATCGTCTCGTTTGAGGATATTCGTCCCAATAACGATGATGAAGAGTGGGATGTGCTAGAAGTGTTGGCCGACCCCTCGGTGCAAGATCCGGTAGAGGCCATCGGTTTGATGGAGTTGCGCCATGCCATGGCCGATGCCATTGAGACCCTGCCAGAAAAAGAGCGCTTGGTGGTGACCCTCTACTATTTTGAAGAGCTGACCATGAGTGAGATTGGCGAGGTGCTGGGTTTGACCGAATCCCGCATATCGCAGTTGCACAGCAAAGCGGCGTTGCGCATGCGAGCACGGATCAAACGTTTTTTAAATCGCGCCAATTAG